A window from Microcoleus sp. FACHB-831 encodes these proteins:
- the fabZ gene encoding 3-hydroxyacyl-ACP dehydratase FabZ → MSSAINVNTPDSPASAPVQPQNGQISTASGKAILTAEEIQKLLPHRYPFALVDRIIEYIPGKRAVGIKNVTFNEPHFQGHFPGRSIMPGVLIVEAMAQVGGIVLTQLPEVEGGLFLFAGIDKVRFRRPVVPGDQLVMTVELLCIKRRRFGKMQAKAHVDGQLVTEGELMFSLVD, encoded by the coding sequence ATGTCGTCAGCCATAAACGTCAACACTCCCGATTCACCAGCTAGTGCGCCCGTTCAACCCCAGAATGGTCAGATATCCACAGCATCTGGTAAAGCCATTCTCACGGCTGAAGAAATTCAAAAACTGCTGCCTCACAGATATCCATTTGCCCTCGTAGATCGGATTATCGAGTACATACCAGGGAAACGCGCTGTTGGCATCAAAAATGTCACTTTTAATGAACCCCATTTTCAAGGCCATTTTCCAGGACGCTCGATCATGCCTGGAGTGCTGATAGTTGAAGCAATGGCTCAAGTCGGGGGTATAGTATTAACCCAGTTACCGGAAGTTGAAGGCGGATTATTTCTGTTTGCCGGAATTGATAAAGTCAGGTTTCGTCGCCCCGTCGTACCGGGCGATCAACTGGTAATGACAGTGGAACTGCTGTGTATAAAGCGGCGTCGTTTTGGGAAGATGCAAGCTAAGGCTCACGTAGATGGTCAGCTTGTTACAGAGGGCGAACTGATGTTTTCCCTTGTTGACTAA
- the lpxA gene encoding acyl-ACP--UDP-N-acetylglucosamine O-acyltransferase: MKTLIHPTAVIHPGAEVHPTVQVGAYAVIGDKVKVGPETTIGAHAILEGPTEIGAGNQIFPGAAIGLEPQDLKYNGAQSWVKIGDGNKIREYVTINRATGAGEVTLIGNNNLLMAYVHVAHNCAIADNVIIANAVALAGHVNIESRATIGGVLGIHQFVHIGRGAMVGGMSRIDRDVPPFTLVEGNPSKVRSLNLVGLKRAGMSDSELGILKKAFRILYRSRLPLNQALEQLELLPDNEQVQHLRRFLQLSQMEGRRGSIPGKL, encoded by the coding sequence ATGAAAACACTCATTCATCCCACCGCTGTTATCCACCCAGGTGCTGAAGTACACCCAACGGTACAGGTTGGCGCTTATGCTGTCATTGGGGATAAGGTAAAGGTCGGCCCGGAAACAACGATAGGCGCTCATGCGATCCTGGAGGGGCCAACAGAAATTGGTGCAGGAAATCAGATCTTCCCTGGTGCGGCGATTGGCTTAGAACCCCAAGACCTAAAATATAATGGCGCTCAATCGTGGGTAAAAATTGGGGACGGGAACAAGATTCGCGAGTATGTGACGATTAACCGAGCAACTGGCGCAGGTGAAGTCACGCTGATAGGCAATAATAATTTGCTGATGGCTTACGTTCATGTTGCCCATAACTGCGCGATCGCCGATAACGTAATAATTGCCAATGCCGTAGCGCTTGCAGGTCACGTTAACATTGAGTCGCGGGCGACGATTGGCGGTGTCCTGGGAATTCATCAATTTGTCCATATCGGGCGAGGCGCGATGGTGGGCGGTATGAGTCGCATTGATAGAGATGTACCCCCATTTACTTTGGTAGAGGGAAATCCTTCTAAGGTGCGATCGCTCAATCTTGTGGGGCTTAAACGCGCCGGAATGTCAGATTCAGAGTTAGGCATCCTCAAAAAAGCTTTTCGCATTCTCTATCGCTCTCGCTTACCCCTAAATCAAGCTCTAGAACAACTCGAATTGCTACCAGATAACGAACAAGTTCAGCACTTGCGGCGATTCTTGCAATTGTCACAGATGGAGGGACGGCGCGGATCGATTCCCGGAAAGTTATGA
- the lpxB gene encoding lipid-A-disaccharide synthase: MSNLLNPKLRRDESRLYNSKLKTIFISTGEVSGDLQGSLLIEGLKRAAVAAGIDLEIVALGGDRMEAAGATMLGNTSAIGSLGLVESLPFVLPTLQLQRRAKQYLKSNPPDLVVLIDYAGPNLSLGHYIHKQLPKVPLVYYISPQVWVWWPFARDIKRIVEMTDLLLAIFPEEERYFKAKGANVTLVGHPLVDRMKTAPSREQARVKLGIEDSQMAIALLPASRPQELKYLMPAMFEAAKAIQNKLPDVHFWIPLSLEAYRLQIEQAIKDYGLHATLVTDKTKEVLAAADLAIAKSGTVNLELALLNVPQVVIYRVSPITYWLARILRFSISFMSPPNLVVMRQIVPELLQEQATPENIAQESLELLLNSEKRQQNLADYQEMQSLLGEAGVCDRAASAILALL; this comes from the coding sequence ATGAGTAATCTTTTGAATCCAAAACTCAGACGCGATGAATCGCGTCTCTACAACTCAAAACTTAAAACTATCTTCATCAGCACTGGTGAGGTGTCTGGGGATCTGCAAGGTTCGCTGCTGATTGAAGGGCTTAAGCGGGCGGCTGTTGCTGCTGGGATAGATTTAGAAATTGTGGCTTTGGGGGGCGATCGCATGGAAGCGGCTGGTGCTACTATGCTTGGCAATACCAGCGCTATTGGTTCGTTAGGACTTGTCGAATCGCTGCCTTTTGTCTTACCAACTCTCCAGCTACAGCGTCGCGCTAAACAATATCTAAAAAGTAACCCGCCTGATTTAGTAGTGCTGATCGACTATGCGGGGCCAAATTTAAGTTTAGGTCACTATATTCACAAGCAGTTGCCTAAAGTGCCGCTAGTTTATTACATTTCGCCCCAGGTTTGGGTTTGGTGGCCTTTTGCACGAGACATCAAGCGGATTGTGGAAATGACGGATCTGCTGTTGGCGATTTTTCCAGAAGAAGAGCGTTACTTTAAAGCCAAAGGTGCTAATGTCACTCTGGTTGGTCATCCTTTAGTAGATAGGATGAAAACTGCTCCCAGTCGGGAACAGGCGCGGGTAAAATTGGGAATTGAGGATAGCCAAATGGCGATCGCGCTTTTACCCGCTTCCCGACCTCAAGAATTAAAATATCTCATGCCTGCGATGTTCGAGGCAGCTAAAGCTATCCAGAACAAGTTGCCCGATGTTCATTTCTGGATACCTTTGTCTCTAGAAGCTTATCGCTTGCAAATTGAACAAGCGATTAAGGATTATGGCCTGCATGCTACTCTTGTAACTGATAAAACTAAAGAAGTGCTGGCAGCAGCAGATTTGGCGATCGCTAAATCTGGCACGGTGAACTTGGAACTTGCTCTCCTCAACGTCCCGCAAGTAGTTATCTACCGCGTCAGTCCGATTACCTACTGGCTTGCCCGCATATTAAGATTTTCTATTTCGTTCATGTCGCCGCCCAATTTAGTGGTGATGCGACAAATTGTGCCCGAGTTGCTGCAAGAACAAGCTACACCAGAAAACATTGCTCAGGAGAGTTTGGAACTTCTGCTGAATTCAGAGAAGCGTCAACAAAACTTGGCAGACTATCAGGAAATGCAATCGCTTTTGGGAGAAGCGGGCGTATGCGATCGCGCTGCGAGTGCTATTTTGGCTCTGCTTTAA